One genomic window of Pseudomonas sp. LFM046 includes the following:
- a CDS encoding ferredoxin--NADP reductase, which translates to MGSAQPIVIENQQSGGFQLEVAEVIAETHDSRSVVLRIPAGQEERFRYKAGQFLSFRVMVGGKRLTRCYSMSSSPDCDTLPKVTIKRVDGGRVSNWFNDQVRAGDLLDVLPPAGHFHLRAGEHDLVLFGGGSGITPVFSILKSALKTSQRRIKLVYANRDESSVIFRDELKALAKAHVDQLEVIHVLDSVQGFLTDGEVRQLVRSHAGAEFYICGPGPFMDTVERALLAAGESMDRIHVERFVSPPDPDAVVEDAPAPTGTVLEQLLVELDGQLSEVSTQPGETLLQSMRNAGLDAPYSCEEGFCGACMCKVEEGEVVLSRNDILSPAELAEGWTLACQGRPGSARLKLRFPG; encoded by the coding sequence ATGGGTAGCGCGCAGCCAATCGTGATCGAAAACCAGCAGTCCGGTGGCTTCCAGTTGGAAGTGGCCGAGGTGATCGCCGAAACCCACGACAGCCGTTCCGTCGTGCTGCGGATTCCGGCGGGGCAGGAAGAGCGCTTCCGCTACAAGGCGGGGCAGTTCCTCAGCTTCCGTGTGATGGTCGGCGGCAAACGACTGACGCGCTGCTATTCCATGTCCAGTTCGCCGGACTGCGACACCCTGCCGAAGGTCACCATCAAGCGGGTGGACGGCGGCCGGGTGTCCAACTGGTTCAACGACCAGGTGCGTGCCGGCGACCTGCTGGACGTCCTGCCGCCGGCCGGGCATTTCCACCTGCGCGCCGGCGAGCATGACCTGGTGCTGTTCGGTGGCGGCTCGGGGATCACCCCGGTGTTCTCCATCCTCAAGTCGGCGCTGAAGACCAGTCAGCGCCGCATCAAGCTGGTGTACGCCAACCGCGACGAGTCCTCGGTGATCTTCCGCGATGAGTTGAAGGCGCTGGCCAAGGCCCACGTCGACCAGTTGGAAGTGATCCATGTGCTGGATTCGGTGCAGGGCTTCCTCACGGACGGCGAAGTGCGCCAACTGGTGCGTAGCCACGCCGGTGCGGAGTTCTACATCTGCGGACCGGGGCCGTTCATGGACACCGTGGAGCGGGCCCTGCTGGCGGCCGGTGAGAGCATGGATCGCATCCACGTGGAGCGCTTCGTGTCGCCGCCCGATCCGGATGCGGTGGTGGAGGACGCACCGGCGCCGACGGGTACCGTGCTGGAGCAACTGCTGGTGGAACTGGATGGCCAGCTCAGCGAAGTGTCCACCCAGCCGGGCGAGACGCTGCTGCAAAGCATGCGCAACGCAGGCCTCGATGCGCCCTACTCCTGCGAGGAGGGCTTCTGCGGCGCCTGCATGTGCAAGGTGGAGGAGGGCGAAGTGGTCCTTTCCCGTAACGATATTCTCAGCCCCGCCGAACTGGCCGAAGGCTGGACCCTGGCGTGCCAGGGCCGCCCGGGCAGCGCGCGGCTGAAACTGAGGTTCCCGGGGTGA